The DNA segment CAAATAGCTACGCCTAAGCTTGCAGCATCCGCGATTGAGGGATCAGTGTACAGTGAGGAAAGGTTCTCTGATCATTCTCCTCTCATAATTAATTATGATTGGGAATTGAACTGAGAGGTGGGTTTTATGGGGATAGAGCCTACCCCCAAGAGCAATCAGGCGTTCTCAAGGACAGTGTGTGGGTCACTTTTTACGCGGAAGAATTCGTAAGGTACGTTTAGAGCCCTAGAGATTCTTTCGAGTGCAGCATCAGAGACATCGGCAGCGTGTGATTCCCAACTTTTCACGGTTTGAATGGCAAAACCAAATTCATATGAAAAAGCTTCGATAGACATTCCGCGAAGTAGACGTGCATATTTGATGCGGTCACCAACACGATCTAGGTCTAAATTCGCATCAAGCCCCATTTCACGTACATTAATACACAAGACCTTTGCAATTTCACTATATTTAGTTAATTTTGGGGTGGAGTGACCAGTTTCCCAGTTCTTAACGGCGGTCAATGAAACATTCAGCTTTCGGGCAAAATCTTTGCGGGTCAAGCCTGCATTTTCACGCCACTGCACCATTTTTTCGCCAAATGAGTTGTCTTCGATGTTTTCGTTGGCTGCTGTAGCTTGCTCAGTCATAGCGACTACGACTCCTTGTCATGGGGTAGGGAAAGACACGAATTCCTGATCATGTAC comes from the SAR324 cluster bacterium genome and includes:
- a CDS encoding helix-turn-helix transcriptional regulator; the encoded protein is MTEQATAANENIEDNSFGEKMVQWRENAGLTRKDFARKLNVSLTAVKNWETGHSTPKLTKYSEIAKVLCINVREMGLDANLDLDRVGDRIKYARLLRGMSIEAFSYEFGFAIQTVKSWESHAADVSDAALERISRALNVPYEFFRVKSDPHTVLENA